A single window of Nematostella vectensis chromosome 4, jaNemVect1.1, whole genome shotgun sequence DNA harbors:
- the LOC5510939 gene encoding nicotinamide N-methyltransferase: protein MTDSASKTANFTEVWDTDWYLKFAFTNPDTPFNRYMLRHFHEVYKNIIPNDRQDKRCLDYGGGPTIYSLISASPRAKELVSADYTPSNQEAVKLWKEKDPKGFDWRPFIEYVVKNLEGKCDGQEVTQREEDIRSKVTLVPCDLKADDILALPPDMTLHGPPYDVIGSCFTVEIVVENESEYIIAVQKLSNMLKPGGHLILSGWSERMSCEAVKDAVGGLPGMEDVDKVEFGLGQVSVDFVKECMGKAGLEVVYAQGSEAEDADEGGPERYHFVVGRAPK, encoded by the coding sequence ATGACGGATTCCGCCTCGAAAACGGCAAACTTTACCGAAGTATGGGACACCGATTGGTATCTGAAATTCGCTTTTACAAACCCTGACACTCCATTTAACAGATACATGTTAAGGCATTTCCACGAAGTGTACAAGAACATTATCCCCAACGACCGGCAAGATAAGAGATGTCTCGATTACGGCGGCGGCCCAACAATCTACAGCCTTATCAGCGCCAGTCCCAGAGCCAAGGAGCTTGTTTCCGCAGATTATACACCATCAAACCAAGAGGCCGTGAAATTATGGAAAGAAAAAGATCCCAAGGGATTTGATTGGCGGCCATTCATCGAATACGTTGTTAAGAATCTTGAGGGAAAGTGCGACGGCCAGGAAGTCACGCAACGCGAGGAAGATATCCGAAGTAAAGTCACGCTTGTACCATGTGACCTAAAAGCTGATGACATCCTAGCGTTACCGCCAGATATGACATTACATGGGCCACCGTATGACGTCATAGGGTCCTGTTTCACTGTTGAAATTGTTGTAGAGAATGAGTCAGAGTATATTATAGCAGTGCAGAAGCTCTCCAACATGCTGAAACCAGGAGGTCATCTCATTTTAAGTGGATGGAGTGAACGCATGTCTTGCGAGGCAGTGAAGGATGCTGTTGGTGGCTTGCCAGGCATGGAGGATGTAGACAAGGTTGAATTCGGTCTTGGTCAAGTGTCGGTAGATTTTGTAAAGGAGTGCATGGGAAAAGCAGGCTTGGAAGTGGTTTATGCCCAAGGGTCAGAGGCGGAAGATGCTGATGAGGGCGGGCCTGAGAGATACCATTTTGTTGTAGGGAGAGCTCCAAAATAG